One genomic region from Populus nigra chromosome 8, ddPopNigr1.1, whole genome shotgun sequence encodes:
- the LOC133702124 gene encoding sphingosine-1-phosphate lyase isoform X2 yields MFCYIGGSESEGHFSLINEACSMFAHTNPLHMDVFQTIAQCEAEVVAMTAALLGRKNKSSGGEICGNMTSGGTESILLAVKSSRDYMKAKKGIKRPEMIIPESAHSAYDKAAQYFNIKLRRVAVNKNFQADVKAIRQQINKNTVLIVGSAPGFPHGIIDPIEELGELAYSYGICFHVDLCLGGFVLPFARKLGYPIPPFDFSVKGVTSISADVHKYGLAPKGTSVVLYRNHDIRKHQFVAVTEWSGGLYVSPTIAGSRPGGLIAGAWAALMALGLEGYLENTKAIMEVSKRVQKGIKEIPELFIIGRPDMTIVAFGSNDLDIFEVNDIMSSKGWHLNALQRPNSIHICITLQHAPVVEDFLRDLKESVQTVKENPGPINGGLAPIYGAAGKIPDRGMVQELLVNYMDSTC; encoded by the exons ATGTTCTG CTACATTGGAGGGAGTGAATCTGAAGGACATTTTTCTCTGATAAATGAGGCATGCTCAAT GTTTGCACATACTAATCCACTGCATATGGACGTGTTCCAAACCATAGCACAATGTGAGGCAGAAGTGGTAGCTATGACGGCAGCACTACTTggcagaaaaaacaaatcttctgGAGGAGAAATATGCGGTAACATGACTTCAGGAGGAACTGAAAGTATATTATTGGCCGTGAAATCATCCCGTGACTATATGAAAGCTAAGAAGGGAATCAAAAGACCAGAAAT GATCATACCTGAATCTGCACACTCAGCATATGACAAGGCAGCACAATATTTCAACATCAAGCTGCGGCGTGTTGcagtaaataaaaattttcaagctGATGTCAAAGCAATAAGACAGCAGATTAACAAGAACACTGTTTTG ATTGTTGGATCTGCACCTGGGTTTCCTCATGGCATCATTGATCCTATTGAG GAGCTTGGTGAATTGGCATATAGCTATGGAATATGTTTCCATGTTGACCTTTGTCTTGGTGGCTTTGTATTGCCTTTCGCTCGTAAGCTAGG GTACCCGATTCCAccttttgatttttctgttAAAGGAGTCACCTCAATATCAGCGGATGTGCATAAATATGGACTTGCACCAAAAGGAACAAGTGTAGTTCTATACAGAAATCATGATATTAGAAAG CATCAATTTGTTGCTG TGACTGAGTGGTCAGGTGGGCTCTATGTCTCTCCTACTATTGCTGGAAGCAGGCCTGGAGGTTTGATTGCTGGGGCTTGGGCAGCGTTGATGGCTCTGGGGCTAGAAG GGTACCTGGAAAACACTAAAGCAATAATGGAAGTATCAAAGAGAGTACAAAAAGG GATTAAAGAAATACCAGAGTTATTTATCATTGGAAGGCCAGACATGACAATTGTGGCATTTGGATCTAATGATCTAGACATATTTGAAGTCAATGATATCATGTCATCCAAAGGCTGGCATTTGAATGCATTGCAAAGACCCAACAg CATTCATATCTGCATTACCCTTCAACATGCACCCGTTGTTGAGGACTTCCTCCGGGATTTGAAGGAATCTGTACAAACT GTGAAAGAGAATCCTGGTCCAATAAATGGAGGCCTAGCTCCAATATATGGTGCTGCTGGGAAGATACCAGATAGAGGCATGGTTCAGGAATTGCTGGTGAACTACATGGACAGTACATGCTAA
- the LOC133700425 gene encoding protein LAZY 1-like has translation MKLLGWMHRKLRQNGSEPLKDFAIGNACNCLTGQPSLDDHQHYRKPNYGTRTFRQAQKEQLRNSFSGLEAARVEEEEKEEEGDYEEESSAAISELFHGFLAIGTFGSEPVNTDPSTPTFPISVENITEKETEVTENELKLINDELEKVLAEDCCNDSSGRNSYVSAGRSSHGSTITLSGKPMEGRDSNAVCPLQGYLFGSSIELSETTPVAKKEHRTSLGELFQKTKIAEENSGIKFEREEKRMEKEADKSAVNLMKKTLKKKILHASSRSSTSAGGGTLDSASAETKLSKILHMFHRKVHPESSTSTRKAGKPQKNENKKSNNNGGQVLPNEDITIVPRTLSRRSTRRFKSQSNPPHFTFTGCESNESRECWIKTDADYLVLEL, from the exons atgaAG TTACTAGGTTGGATGCACCGTAAGCTTCGGCAAAATGGTAGTGAACCACTGAAGGATTTTGCTATTG GCAATGCTTGCAATTGCCTTACAGGACAGCCATCACTTGATGACCACCAACACTACAGAAAACCGAACTATGGGACCAGAACATTTAGGCAAGCCCAGAAAGAGCAGCTTCGAAATTCTTTTTCTGGCTTAGAAGCAGCTcgagtagaagaagaagaaaaagaagaagaaggagactACGAAGAAGAATCATCAGCTGCAATATCCGAGCTATTCCATGGTTTTCTGGCAATCGGTACCTTTGGTTCAGAGCCAGTCAACACTGACCCATCAACACCAACATTTCCCATCTCTGTCGAGAATATAACTGAGAAAGAGACTGAGGTGACAGAGAATGAACTGAAGCTCATTAATGATGAGTTGGAAAAGGTTCTGGCAGAAGATTGCTGCAATGACTCATCAGGAAGGAACAGTTATGTTAGTGCTGGAAGAAGCAGTCATGGCAGCACTATTACACTCAGTGGCAAGCCAATGGAAGGGCGAGATTCCAATGCAGTCTGTCCCCTGCAGGGATATCTCTTTGGATCATCAATTGAACTTTCAGAGACAACACCTGTGGCAAAGAAGGAACACAGGACATCACTTGGCGAGCtatttcagaaaacaaaaatagcagAGGAAAATTCTGGGATTAAAtttgagagagaggagaagCGCATGGAGAAGGAAGCTGATAAATCTGCCGTGAATCTCATGAAAAAGACtctgaagaagaaaattctccATGCTTCTTCTAGGAGCTCTACTTCAGCTGGAGGAGGGACTCTTGATTCTGCTTCAGCAGAAACAAAACTAAGCAAG ATCCTACACATGTTCCACAGGAAAGTTCATCCTGAAAGCTCAACATCCACGAGGAAGGCCGGCAAGCCccaaaaaaatgagaataagaAGAGCAACAACAATGGGGGTCAGGTACTCCCGAATGAGGACATCACCATAGTTCCTCGAACCCTTTCAAGGAGGAGCACAAGACGCTTCAAGAGTCAATCTAACCCACCCCACTTCACGTTTACGGGCTGTGAATCTAACGAAAGCAGGGAATGCTGGATTAAAACAGATGCAGACT ACCTGGTTTTGGAGCTGTGA
- the LOC133702124 gene encoding sphingosine-1-phosphate lyase isoform X3: MTFLTLSLVRFAHTNPLHMDVFQTIAQCEAEVVAMTAALLGRKNKSSGGEICGNMTSGGTESILLAVKSSRDYMKAKKGIKRPEMIIPESAHSAYDKAAQYFNIKLRRVAVNKNFQADVKAIRQQINKNTVLIVGSAPGFPHGIIDPIEELGELAYSYGICFHVDLCLGGFVLPFARKLGYPIPPFDFSVKGVTSISADVHKYGLAPKGTSVVLYRNHDIRKHQFVAVTEWSGGLYVSPTIAGSRPGGLIAGAWAALMALGLEGYLENTKAIMEVSKRVQKGIKEIPELFIIGRPDMTIVAFGSNDLDIFEVNDIMSSKGWHLNALQRPNSIHICITLQHAPVVEDFLRDLKESVQTVKENPGPINGGLAPIYGAAGKIPDRGMVQELLVNYMDSTC, translated from the exons atgacatttttgaCATTAAGTTTAGTCAG GTTTGCACATACTAATCCACTGCATATGGACGTGTTCCAAACCATAGCACAATGTGAGGCAGAAGTGGTAGCTATGACGGCAGCACTACTTggcagaaaaaacaaatcttctgGAGGAGAAATATGCGGTAACATGACTTCAGGAGGAACTGAAAGTATATTATTGGCCGTGAAATCATCCCGTGACTATATGAAAGCTAAGAAGGGAATCAAAAGACCAGAAAT GATCATACCTGAATCTGCACACTCAGCATATGACAAGGCAGCACAATATTTCAACATCAAGCTGCGGCGTGTTGcagtaaataaaaattttcaagctGATGTCAAAGCAATAAGACAGCAGATTAACAAGAACACTGTTTTG ATTGTTGGATCTGCACCTGGGTTTCCTCATGGCATCATTGATCCTATTGAG GAGCTTGGTGAATTGGCATATAGCTATGGAATATGTTTCCATGTTGACCTTTGTCTTGGTGGCTTTGTATTGCCTTTCGCTCGTAAGCTAGG GTACCCGATTCCAccttttgatttttctgttAAAGGAGTCACCTCAATATCAGCGGATGTGCATAAATATGGACTTGCACCAAAAGGAACAAGTGTAGTTCTATACAGAAATCATGATATTAGAAAG CATCAATTTGTTGCTG TGACTGAGTGGTCAGGTGGGCTCTATGTCTCTCCTACTATTGCTGGAAGCAGGCCTGGAGGTTTGATTGCTGGGGCTTGGGCAGCGTTGATGGCTCTGGGGCTAGAAG GGTACCTGGAAAACACTAAAGCAATAATGGAAGTATCAAAGAGAGTACAAAAAGG GATTAAAGAAATACCAGAGTTATTTATCATTGGAAGGCCAGACATGACAATTGTGGCATTTGGATCTAATGATCTAGACATATTTGAAGTCAATGATATCATGTCATCCAAAGGCTGGCATTTGAATGCATTGCAAAGACCCAACAg CATTCATATCTGCATTACCCTTCAACATGCACCCGTTGTTGAGGACTTCCTCCGGGATTTGAAGGAATCTGTACAAACT GTGAAAGAGAATCCTGGTCCAATAAATGGAGGCCTAGCTCCAATATATGGTGCTGCTGGGAAGATACCAGATAGAGGCATGGTTCAGGAATTGCTGGTGAACTACATGGACAGTACATGCTAA
- the LOC133702124 gene encoding sphingosine-1-phosphate lyase isoform X1: MMDRIISSLIDFRAFANSFLSNYEPLALLLAPLLTLFTAGILQSFFLLVHDNGLKPTILGFLITSIKMVPGVKGYIEAEKQKVVEKLQSGSKSKRDGWRSELPREGLGGAVIEKLKQEKSNDVVWQGKCSGTVYIGGSESEGHFSLINEACSMFAHTNPLHMDVFQTIAQCEAEVVAMTAALLGRKNKSSGGEICGNMTSGGTESILLAVKSSRDYMKAKKGIKRPEMIIPESAHSAYDKAAQYFNIKLRRVAVNKNFQADVKAIRQQINKNTVLIVGSAPGFPHGIIDPIEELGELAYSYGICFHVDLCLGGFVLPFARKLGYPIPPFDFSVKGVTSISADVHKYGLAPKGTSVVLYRNHDIRKHQFVAVTEWSGGLYVSPTIAGSRPGGLIAGAWAALMALGLEGYLENTKAIMEVSKRVQKGIKEIPELFIIGRPDMTIVAFGSNDLDIFEVNDIMSSKGWHLNALQRPNSIHICITLQHAPVVEDFLRDLKESVQTVKENPGPINGGLAPIYGAAGKIPDRGMVQELLVNYMDSTC, translated from the exons ATGATGGATCGTATTATTTCTTCTTTGATTGATTTTAGAGCTTTTgctaattcttttttatcaaattatgagCCTCTAGCTTTGCTTCTTGCTCCTCTTCTCACTCTTTTTACTGCCGGAATTcttcaatcattttttcttcttgttcacgATAATGGTCTCAAACCCACCATTTTAGGGTTTCTAATCACCTCCATCAA gaTGGTGCCTGGTGTCAAGGGTTATATAGAAGCAGAGAAACAGAAG GTCGTGGAGAAGTTGCAGTCTGGAAGTAAATCTAAAAGGGATGGCTGGAGATCGGAGCTACCAAGGGAAGGTTTAGGAGGAGCAGTGATAGAGAAATTGAAACAGGAGAAAAGTAATGATGTGGTTTGGCAAGGAAAATGTTCTGGTACAGT CTACATTGGAGGGAGTGAATCTGAAGGACATTTTTCTCTGATAAATGAGGCATGCTCAAT GTTTGCACATACTAATCCACTGCATATGGACGTGTTCCAAACCATAGCACAATGTGAGGCAGAAGTGGTAGCTATGACGGCAGCACTACTTggcagaaaaaacaaatcttctgGAGGAGAAATATGCGGTAACATGACTTCAGGAGGAACTGAAAGTATATTATTGGCCGTGAAATCATCCCGTGACTATATGAAAGCTAAGAAGGGAATCAAAAGACCAGAAAT GATCATACCTGAATCTGCACACTCAGCATATGACAAGGCAGCACAATATTTCAACATCAAGCTGCGGCGTGTTGcagtaaataaaaattttcaagctGATGTCAAAGCAATAAGACAGCAGATTAACAAGAACACTGTTTTG ATTGTTGGATCTGCACCTGGGTTTCCTCATGGCATCATTGATCCTATTGAG GAGCTTGGTGAATTGGCATATAGCTATGGAATATGTTTCCATGTTGACCTTTGTCTTGGTGGCTTTGTATTGCCTTTCGCTCGTAAGCTAGG GTACCCGATTCCAccttttgatttttctgttAAAGGAGTCACCTCAATATCAGCGGATGTGCATAAATATGGACTTGCACCAAAAGGAACAAGTGTAGTTCTATACAGAAATCATGATATTAGAAAG CATCAATTTGTTGCTG TGACTGAGTGGTCAGGTGGGCTCTATGTCTCTCCTACTATTGCTGGAAGCAGGCCTGGAGGTTTGATTGCTGGGGCTTGGGCAGCGTTGATGGCTCTGGGGCTAGAAG GGTACCTGGAAAACACTAAAGCAATAATGGAAGTATCAAAGAGAGTACAAAAAGG GATTAAAGAAATACCAGAGTTATTTATCATTGGAAGGCCAGACATGACAATTGTGGCATTTGGATCTAATGATCTAGACATATTTGAAGTCAATGATATCATGTCATCCAAAGGCTGGCATTTGAATGCATTGCAAAGACCCAACAg CATTCATATCTGCATTACCCTTCAACATGCACCCGTTGTTGAGGACTTCCTCCGGGATTTGAAGGAATCTGTACAAACT GTGAAAGAGAATCCTGGTCCAATAAATGGAGGCCTAGCTCCAATATATGGTGCTGCTGGGAAGATACCAGATAGAGGCATGGTTCAGGAATTGCTGGTGAACTACATGGACAGTACATGCTAA